The DNA sequence CAAGTATTTAATAAGTTAAAAAAGAACCTTACCTCTCCATTATTATTTTCATCAATATTCCCCATAAATTGGATAAGAGGATCTAGTAATAAAACATTATACCGCTGCATCTCTTTTTTAAAAAAATAGAAAAAATCACTTGCTTGAAGATTTCCATTTTTACCTTTATCTACAAAACCCATTGCATGACCCTTACCAGCTATATCAAAATTAGTATTGATTTTTTCTTGATAAATAGCTTTTAATTTGTTTGCTCTATCTTTTACAAATCCTGTTGTATCTTCACTAAACCAAGCAAAAATATTTAATTCATACATATTTTGTAACATTGATAAAAGCAATATACCTAAATAACTTTTACCACTACCACCAGCTGCACTAATAAGATTTATTTCATTAACTTGTAAAGGCAAAAAATCTTTTAAATAAAACTCAGGTTGCTCTACTATGACATCAGATAAATTCTGAATATCTAATGAAAAAGTATTCTGAGAAGAGTCTTTTTCTACTTGGGTTATCATGGTAGATAATTTTTCTATCATTTCATTTGAACTAACATCAGTACCTAATGAAGCATATTTCTTCAAACTCTCTTTAATAGCTTGTTTTTTAGAAGCTTCTTTCATTCTGTTGACATATCTTGTAATATCATTAACTGACTGTCTTGCAACCTTTTTTTTATACTTTTCTATATAGTGAGCATCACACTCTGATTCAAAAAGCTCAACAAACTCTATATGTTTATCTTCTTTATATTGTTCTTGCATATTCTTAAATAATGCCTTATTTTCTTTAACTGTAAAATCACTTACAGTTAAACTGATGTCTTCCATAAGACTATTATTATGCAAAATAGAATCTATAACTATTGATTCATTTTCTGCACTTTGATTAATAGCACTATCAGTGCTATTCTGAACTTTACTCATAAATATCCTTTATTTTTTACAATTCATTTAGTGATTTTATTTACTAAATGAATTGATTTTGTATTATTTCATTTTATAGAGTGCTAATATGCACCCTATGTTTAATAATCAGGGTCACTTGCATATTTATCTTCTCTTGCTTCATGCTCTTCATGAGAATCTATTTCATATTGCTCTGAGTTTAAATATTCTTCAATAAGTAAATCTTCTAAAACTTCAATGATTAGCTTTACAATTTCTTCTTCTGACTTTTTCATAAATATCCTTCTTTTATTTCAATCCATTTAATGAATTGATTTTGTATTATTTCATTTTATAGGGTGTTAATATGCACCCTATATATTTTAAGCAATAGAAGTTACTCCACTTCCTAAAAATAAATCAAAAACTAAGTCACCTTTAATATTTATTACTTAAAATAAATATTAAGGGAAGAAAATATGAGTGAGGAAAAAGAAGTGCAAGAGGAAAATATGATTAAAGAGTTTCTTTCAAATAAAAAAGCATTAGAACTATTAAAAAAGACAAGTGAACAAGATTCAATAGAGATAATGAAATATGGAGTATCTAAGTACCAATCAAAGACACCATTTGAGATGGCACAAGATTTTATAAAGCTAGCTACTCTCTATCCAAATGTAATTCAGAGTAGAGATATATCTAAGATTATTTCAAAAATTGATCTTAAAGAAGAGGAGGAATAGATGATTTATATTTTATTACTGTTACTATCAGAGAGTAACTCAGAAGAGTTAATTGAAGCCTTTAATACTATGAGTAGAGAAAGAAAGAAAATCATTTTAGATGCACTTAAAAAACTGTTTATTGAAGAATTCAATCAAGAAATAATGATTCATAAAAGAATGCATCAAGAGTATGAAGATAAGAAAATTGAACTTGCTATACTGCATAAGTTTGGCTTAGAGCAAGGGTTTATAAAAGAAGATTTTTCTTTTGAAAATGATATAGATTTTCAACTCTTCAACAACTTCAATAATGTTAGCAGTTTAGAAGATATGATATAAACTTGTTGTATTGGTACAAACAATGTACAATTATTTATTAAAAATAAAGGCTTACTTTGAATGATACAGAGCTAGTTAGCAATGCAATAGACTATCTTAATAAAAACAAAAAAGAGTTTATTGCACAGTTTACAGATGAAATCCAGCCTGAACAAAATAAAGTAGTCATTTTTACTGCTGGTATGAGTGGTGTTGGAAAAACTGAATTTGCTCAATTCTTAAAAGAGCAAAATCCTAATTTACTACATATAGATACTGATGAAATTAGAGAGTTTTTTAGACCTATTGGATACAATGGACAAAACTCAAATACTTTTCAAAAACCTGCCAGTAAAGGTTTTAGTAAACTTTTTGATTATGCTGTAAAAAAAGGCTTCTCAATCATACTAGATAGTAATCTATCTAATATCAGTAAAGCTGTTGAGAATATTGATAGATTGATTAACAAAGGGTATACTATTGAACTTTACTATTTATATAATGATCCTGCTGTTTGTTATGAATATGCCATTAAAAGAGAGGTTGTAACTAATAGAAAAGTTCCTTATGACATTTTTGTTAAAAGTAATATAGACTCTTTTCACACAGTTATTAGTATAAAACAGCAATATAATGGTAAAATTACATTAAATTATTTAGACAA is a window from the Sulfurimonas hydrogeniphila genome containing:
- a CDS encoding AAA family ATPase yields the protein MSKVQNSTDSAINQSAENESIVIDSILHNNSLMEDISLTVSDFTVKENKALFKNMQEQYKEDKHIEFVELFESECDAHYIEKYKKKVARQSVNDITRYVNRMKEASKKQAIKESLKKYASLGTDVSSNEMIEKLSTMITQVEKDSSQNTFSLDIQNLSDVIVEQPEFYLKDFLPLQVNEINLISAAGGSGKSYLGILLLSMLQNMYELNIFAWFSEDTTGFVKDRANKLKAIYQEKINTNFDIAGKGHAMGFVDKGKNGNLQASDFFYFFKKEMQRYNVLLLDPLIQFMGNIDENNNGEVRFFFNLLNTWCEEENKTLIIIHHHNKGSNDADGNKTTSVRGASAIIDAVRVHYSLSKNDPRIKPTKKKKNEQNSKQEKNDGCVHCKVEKANHFKADSVYKIQLFPNEQLTQKSTISSTVIVESNLEILEISKDIDNYDDIPF
- a CDS encoding zeta toxin family protein, translating into MNDTELVSNAIDYLNKNKKEFIAQFTDEIQPEQNKVVIFTAGMSGVGKTEFAQFLKEQNPNLLHIDTDEIREFFRPIGYNGQNSNTFQKPASKGFSKLFDYAVKKGFSIILDSNLSNISKAVENIDRLINKGYTIELYYLYNDPAVCYEYAIKREVVTNRKVPYDIFVKSNIDSFHTVISIKQQYNGKITLNYLDKRDDTLYKDIDSDTLIEKLGGYFDTK